The proteins below are encoded in one region of Erinaceus europaeus chromosome 15, mEriEur2.1, whole genome shotgun sequence:
- the CASKIN1 gene encoding caskin-1 isoform X5: MGKEQELVQAVKAEDVGTAQRLLQRPRPGKAKLLGSTKKINVNFQDPDGFSALHHAALNGNTELISLLLEAQAAVDIKDNKGMRPLHYAAWQGRKEPMKLVLKAGSAVNVPSDEGHIPLHLAAQHGHYDVSEMLLQHQSNPCMVDHSGKTPLDLACEFGRVGVVQLLLNSNMCAALLEPRPGDTTDPNGTSPLHLAAKNGHIDIIRLLLQAGIDINRQTKSGTALHEAALCGKTEVVRLLLDNGINAHVRNTYSQTALDIVHQFTTSQASKEIKQLLRGGPGRHLGPGRARGQAGRQDWGGSPPVSPEASAALQVRATKDYCNNYDLTSLNVKAGDIITVLEQHPDGRWKGCIHDNRTGNDRVGYFPSSLGETITKRPGPRAGAEASPPQGGGSGPSAPPEEIWVLRKPFAGGDRSGSLSSAGRSGGGHALHAGAEGVKLLATVLSQKSASEPSPGDSASKPPEGSAGAARTQPPAALTGQAYGDQTPKKLESASEGKANLAVWLSMIGLAQYYKVLVDNGYENVDFITDITWEDLQEIGITKLGHQKKLMLAVRKLAELQKAEYAKYDGGPLRRKAPQSLEVMAIESPPPPEPAPADCQSPKMTTFQDSELSGELQAALTGPTEGATAAEKPSNQLPPIPRASARPEPSLGGRARHMSSSQELLGDGPPGPGSPMSRSQEYLLDEGSAPGTPPKEARPSRHGHSIKRASVPPVPGKPRQVLPSGASPFTPPQTPTKARPGSPQALGGPHGPAPITAKVKPTPQLLPPTERPMSPRSLPQSPTHRGFAYVLPQPVESEASPAAPGPLPAPTPVPTLCLPPEADAEPGRPKKRAHSLNRYTASDSEPERDELLVPAAAGPYATVQRRVGRSHSVRAPAGTDKNVNRSQSFAVRPRKKGPPPPPPKRSSSAMGSANLADESVPDAETEGVGPDDSRLGVRAQRRRASDLAGSVDTGSAGSVKSIAAMLELSSIGGGGRAARRPPEGHPTVRPASPEPSRVAMVLASVKHKEAIGPDGEVVNRRRTLSGPVTGLLAAARRGPGEPTASAEHGHFVEDGATRQRPRGPAKAEAGGEGPPLARVEASATLKRRIRAKQSQQEGVKFILTESDTVKRRPKAKEREAGPEPAPPLSVYQNGTGTVRRRLASDQAGPPELPPPPPPAEPPPTDLMHLPPLPLPEADGRKPAKPPVSPKPVLAQPAPKMQGSPTPASKKVPLPGPGSPGSWTQLEGWGAGPFAGCQPRPPRRGEAQPRHAAPRVSQAASAAHGPQAHQGHNGAAVGQRRPIARALPGAPAAHRPRQARQHAALIERQPRQAPVPRRARQATARRRRHCAPRSLRWRLARGQRPAEAGGDQRLPGCRAAGGGGEDPAGGHAGPTPIGPGREEHGQHPGRHWQHV; encoded by the exons AGCTCCTGGGCTCCACCAAGAAGATCAACGTCAACTTCCAGGACCCCGATGG CTTCTCTGCACTGCACCACGCGGCCCTGAATGGCAACACAGAGCTGATCAGCCTGCTGCTGGAGGCCCAGGCGGCCGTGGACatcaaagacaacaaag GCATGCGACCGCTGCACTACGCGGCCTGGCAGGGCCGCAAGGAGCCCATGAAGCTGGTGCTGAAGGCGGGCTCGGCCGTGAACGTGCCGTCTGACGAGGGCCATATCCCGCTGCATCTGGCAGCCCAGCACGGGCACTACGACGTG tcTGAGATGTTGCTGCAGCACCAGTCTAACCCGTGCATGGTGGACCACTCGGGCAAGACACCGCTCGACCTGGCCTGCGAGTTCGGCCGCGTGGGG gtggtgcagCTCCTGCTGAACAGCAACATGTGCGCTGCGCTGCTGGAGCCCCGGCCCGGGGACACCACCGACCCCAATGGCACCAGCCCCCTGCACCTGGCCGCCAAGAATGGCCACATTGACATCATCAG ACTCCTCCTGCAAGCGGGCATCGACATCAACCGGCAGACCAAGTCAGGCACAGCCCTGCATGAGGCTGCGCTCTGCGGGAAGACGGAGGTGGTACGGCTGCTGCTGGAC AATGGGATCAACGCCCACGTGCGGAACACCTACAGCCAGACGGCTCTGGACATCGTGCACCAGTTCACTACGTCACAGGCCAGCAAGGAGATCAAGCAACTGCTGAGAGGTGGGCCTGGGCGGCACCTGGGGCCGGGACGGGCACGGGGCCAGGCCGGCCGGCAGGACTGGGGGGGTTCGCCTCCTGTGTCCCCAGAGGcctctgcagccctgcaggtgcgGGCGACCAAGGATTACTGCAACAACTACGACTTGACCAGCCTCAACGTGAAGGCAGGGGATATTATCACA GTCTTAGAGCAGCACCCAGATGGCCGCTGGAAGGGCTGCATCCATGACAACCGGACTGGCAATGACCGTGTGGGCTACTTCCCATCCTCCCTGGGCGAGACTATCACCAAGCGCCCAG GTCCCCGGGCCGGCGCTGAAGCAAGCCCACCGCAGGGGGGTGGCTCGGGGCCCTCCGCACCCCCAGAGGAGATCTGGGTGCTGAGGAAGCCTTTTGCAG gtggggaccgcagCGGCAGCCTGAGCAGTGCTGGCCGGAGTGGTGGTGGCCATGCCCTGCATGCTGGCGCTGAGGGGGTCAAG CTCTTGGCCACAGTGCTCTCACAGAAGTCCGCATCTGAGCCCAGCCCTGGGGACAGCGCCAGCAAGCCCCCAGAAGGCTCTGCAG GTGCAGCccgcacccagcccccagcagcccTCACGGGGCAGGCCTACGGGGACCAGACTCCCAAGAAGCTGGAGTCGGCATCAGAGGGCAAG GCCAACCTGGCCGTGTGGCTCTCCATGATTGGCCTGGCGCAGTACTACAAGGTGCTGGTGGACAATGGCTACGAGAATGTGGACTTCATCACTGACATCACTTGGGAGGACCTGCAGGAGATTGGCATCACCAAGCTGG GACACCAGAAGAAGCTGATGCTGGCAGTGCGCAAGCTGGCTGAGCTGCAGAAGGCAGAGTACGCCAAGTATGATGGGGGACCCCTGCGCCGCAAAGCGCCCCAGTCCCTGGAGGTGATGGCCATCGAGTCGCCACCCCCTCCTGAGCCAGCCCCAGCTGACTGCCAGTCGCCCAAGATGACTACCTTCCAGGACAGTGAGCTTAGCGGCGAGCTGCAGGCGGCCCTGACAGGACCCACTGAGGGGGCCACCGCCGCTGAGAAGCCCTCCAACCAACTGCCACCCATCCCCAGGGCCTCAGCACGGCCGGAACCCAGCCTGGGCGGGCGAGCACGGCACATGAGCAGCTCCCAGGAGCTGTTGGGCGATGGGCCTCCAGGCCCTGGCAGCCCCATGTCCCGGAGCCAGGAGTACCTGCTGGATGAGGGCTCCGCCCCTGGCACCCCGCCCAAGGAGGCCCGCCCCAGCCGCCATGGCCACAGCATCAAACGGGCCAGCGTGCCCCCGGTGCCCGGGAAACCACGGCAGGTTCTGCCGTCTGGAGCCAGCCCCTTCACGCCCCCTCAAACGCCCACAAAGGCTCGGCCAGGCTCCCCCCAGGCCTTGGGAGGGCCCCATGGTCCCGCCCCCATCACAGCCAAGGTGAAACCCACCCCCCAACTGCTGCCACCCACGGAGCGCCCCATGTCCCCCCGCTCACTGCCCCAGTCTCCTACGCACCGTGGCTTTGCCTATGTGTTGCCCCAGCCTGTGGAGAGTGAGGCCAGTCCAGCTGCTCCCgggcccctgcctgccccaaCACCTGTGCCCACGCTGTGCCTGCCCCCCGAGGCGGATGCAGAGCCAGGACGGCCCAAGAAGCGAGCCCACAGCCTGAACCGCTACACAGCCTCCGACAGCGAGCCAGAGCGGGATGAGCTGTTGGTGCCTGCTGCTGCTGGGCCCTACGCAACCGTCCAGCGGCGTGTGGGCCGCAGCCACTCTGTGCGGGCACCCGCTGGCACCGACAAGAATGTGAACCGCAGCCAGTCCTTTGCTGTGCGGCCCCGGAAGAAGgggcccccacccccgccacccaaACGCTCCAGCTCGGCCATGGGTAGCGCCAACCTGGCCGATGAGTCGGTGCCAGATGCTGAGACCGAGGGTGTGGGCCCTGATGACAGCCGGCTGGGGGTTCGGGCACAGCGCCGGCGGGCCAGCGACCTGGCGGGCAGTGTGGACACAGGCAGCGCCGGCAGTGTGAAGAGCATTGCGGCCATGCTGGAGCTGTCCTCCATTGGTGGCGGGGGACGGGCGGCACGCAGGCCCCCCGAGGGTCACCCCACGGTGCGCCCTGCCAGTCCAGAGCCCAGCCGGGTAGCCATGGTGCTGGCCTCGGTGAAGCACAAGGAGGCCATCGGTCCCGACGGAGAGGTAGTGAACCGGCGCCGCACGCTCAGCGGGCCTGTCACTGGACTCCTGGCCGCCGCTCGCCGGGGGCCTGGGGAGCCCACCGCATCTGCAGAGCATGGCCACTTTGTGGAGGATGGTGCCACCCGTCAGCGGCCCCGGGGTCCAGCCAAGGCAGAGGCGGGCGGCGAGGGTCCACCTCTGGCCAGAGTGGAGGCCAGCGCCACGCTCAAGAGGCGCATCCGGGCCAAGCAGAGTCAGCAGGAGGGCGTCAAGTTCATCCTCACGGAGTCTGACACAGTCAAGCGCAGGCCCAAGGCCAAGGAGCGTGAGGCAGGCCCCGAGCCGGCCCCGCCACTCTCCGTGTACCAGAATGGCACTGGCACGGTGCGTCGCCGGCTGGCCTCCGACCAGGCTGGGCCCCCCGAGTTGCCCCcaccgcccccacctgcagagccccCACCCACGGACCTGATGCACCTGCCCCCGCTGCCCCTGCCTGAGGCTGATGGCCGCAAGCCAGCCAAGCCACCAGTCTCTCCCAAGCCTGTGCTGGCCCAGCCTGCACCCAAGATGCAGGGCTCGCCCACACCCGCCTCCAAGAAGGTGCCGCTGCCCGGCCCGGGCAGCCCAG GCAGCTGGACACAGCTGGAGGGGTGGGGCGCAGGGCCGTTCGCCGGGTGCCAGCCTCGCCCTCCCCGCAGAGGTGAAGCGCAGCCACGGCACGCCGCCCCCCGTGTCTCCCAAGCCGCCTCCGCCGCCCACGGCCCCCAAGCCCATCAAGGCCACAACGGCGCTGCCGTCGGGCAGCGCCGGCCCATCGCCCGCGCCCTCCCCGGCGCGCCAGCAGCCCACCGGCCTCGCCAAGCCCGCCAGCACGCCGCCCTCATTGAGCGCCAGCCCCGCCAAGCCCCCGTCCCCCGGCGTGCCCGCCAAGCCACcgcgcgccgccgccgccactgCGCCCCCCGCAGCCTCCGATGGCGCCTCGCCCGGGGACAGCGCCCGGCAGAAGCTGGAGGAGACCAGCGCCTGCCTGGCTGCCGCGCTGCAGGCGGTGGAGGAGAAGATCCGGCAGGAGGACACGCAGGGCCCACG CCCATCGGCCCTGGAAGAGAAGAGCACGGGCAGCATCCTGGACGACATTGGCAGCATGTTTGA
- the CASKIN1 gene encoding caskin-1 isoform X6 — protein sequence MGKEQELVQAVKAEDVGTAQRLLQRPRPGKAKLLGSTKKINVNFQDPDGFSALHHAALNGNTELISLLLEAQAAVDIKDNKGMRPLHYAAWQGRKEPMKLVLKAGSAVNVPSDEGHIPLHLAAQHGHYDVSEMLLQHQSNPCMVDHSGKTPLDLACEFGRVGVVQLLLNSNMCAALLEPRPGDTTDPNGTSPLHLAAKNGHIDIIRLLLQAGIDINRQTKSGTALHEAALCGKTEVVRLLLDNGINAHVRNTYSQTALDIVHQFTTSQASKEIKQLLRGGPGRHLGPGRARGQAGRQDWGGSPPVSPEASAALQVRATKDYCNNYDLTSLNVKAGDIITVLEQHPDGRWKGCIHDNRTGNDRVGYFPSSLGETITKRPGPRAGAEASPPQGGGSGPSAPPEEIWVLRKPFAGGDRSGSLSSAGRSGGGHALHAGAEGVKLLATVLSQKSASEPSPGDSASKPPEGSAGAARTQPPAALTGQAYGDQTPKKLESASEGKANLAVWLSMIGLAQYYKVLVDNGYENVDFITDITWEDLQEIGITKLGHQKKLMLAVRKLAELQKAEYAKYDGGPLRRKAPQSLEVMAIESPPPPEPAPADCQSPKMTTFQDSELSGELQAALTGPTEGATAAEKPSNQLPPIPRASARPEPSLGGRARHMSSSQELLGDGPPGPGSPMSRSQEYLLDEGSAPGTPPKEARPSRHGHSIKRASVPPVPGKPRQVLPSGASPFTPPQTPTKARPGSPQALGGPHGPAPITAKVKPTPQLLPPTERPMSPRSLPQSPTHRGFAYVLPQPVESEASPAAPGPLPAPTPVPTLCLPPEADAEPGRPKKRAHSLNRYTASDSEPERDELLVPAAAGPYATVQRRVGRSHSVRAPAGTDKNVNRSQSFAVRPRKKGPPPPPPKRSSSAMGSANLADESVPDAETEGVGPDDSRLGVRAQRRRASDLAGSVDTGSAGSVKSIAAMLELSSIGGGGRAARRPPEGHPTVRPASPEPSRVAMVLASVKHKEAIGPDGEVVNRRRTLSGPVTGLLAAARRGPGEPTASAEHGHFVEDGATRQRPRGPAKAEAGGEGPPLARVEASATLKRRIRAKQSQQEGVKFILTESDTVKRRPKAKEREAGPEPAPPLSVYQNGTGTVRRRLASDQAGPPELPPPPPPAEPPPTDLMHLPPLPLPEADGRKPAKPPVSPKPVLAQPAPKMQGSPTPASKKVPLPGPGSPEVKRSHGTPPPVSPKPPPPPTAPKPIKATTALPSGSAGPSPAPSPARQQPTGLAKPASTPPSLSASPAKPPSPGVPAKPPRAAAATAPPAASDGASPGDSARQKLEETSACLAAALQAVEEKIRQEDTQGPRPSALEEKSTGSILDDIGSMFDDLADQLDAMLE from the exons AGCTCCTGGGCTCCACCAAGAAGATCAACGTCAACTTCCAGGACCCCGATGG CTTCTCTGCACTGCACCACGCGGCCCTGAATGGCAACACAGAGCTGATCAGCCTGCTGCTGGAGGCCCAGGCGGCCGTGGACatcaaagacaacaaag GCATGCGACCGCTGCACTACGCGGCCTGGCAGGGCCGCAAGGAGCCCATGAAGCTGGTGCTGAAGGCGGGCTCGGCCGTGAACGTGCCGTCTGACGAGGGCCATATCCCGCTGCATCTGGCAGCCCAGCACGGGCACTACGACGTG tcTGAGATGTTGCTGCAGCACCAGTCTAACCCGTGCATGGTGGACCACTCGGGCAAGACACCGCTCGACCTGGCCTGCGAGTTCGGCCGCGTGGGG gtggtgcagCTCCTGCTGAACAGCAACATGTGCGCTGCGCTGCTGGAGCCCCGGCCCGGGGACACCACCGACCCCAATGGCACCAGCCCCCTGCACCTGGCCGCCAAGAATGGCCACATTGACATCATCAG ACTCCTCCTGCAAGCGGGCATCGACATCAACCGGCAGACCAAGTCAGGCACAGCCCTGCATGAGGCTGCGCTCTGCGGGAAGACGGAGGTGGTACGGCTGCTGCTGGAC AATGGGATCAACGCCCACGTGCGGAACACCTACAGCCAGACGGCTCTGGACATCGTGCACCAGTTCACTACGTCACAGGCCAGCAAGGAGATCAAGCAACTGCTGAGAGGTGGGCCTGGGCGGCACCTGGGGCCGGGACGGGCACGGGGCCAGGCCGGCCGGCAGGACTGGGGGGGTTCGCCTCCTGTGTCCCCAGAGGcctctgcagccctgcaggtgcgGGCGACCAAGGATTACTGCAACAACTACGACTTGACCAGCCTCAACGTGAAGGCAGGGGATATTATCACA GTCTTAGAGCAGCACCCAGATGGCCGCTGGAAGGGCTGCATCCATGACAACCGGACTGGCAATGACCGTGTGGGCTACTTCCCATCCTCCCTGGGCGAGACTATCACCAAGCGCCCAG GTCCCCGGGCCGGCGCTGAAGCAAGCCCACCGCAGGGGGGTGGCTCGGGGCCCTCCGCACCCCCAGAGGAGATCTGGGTGCTGAGGAAGCCTTTTGCAG gtggggaccgcagCGGCAGCCTGAGCAGTGCTGGCCGGAGTGGTGGTGGCCATGCCCTGCATGCTGGCGCTGAGGGGGTCAAG CTCTTGGCCACAGTGCTCTCACAGAAGTCCGCATCTGAGCCCAGCCCTGGGGACAGCGCCAGCAAGCCCCCAGAAGGCTCTGCAG GTGCAGCccgcacccagcccccagcagcccTCACGGGGCAGGCCTACGGGGACCAGACTCCCAAGAAGCTGGAGTCGGCATCAGAGGGCAAG GCCAACCTGGCCGTGTGGCTCTCCATGATTGGCCTGGCGCAGTACTACAAGGTGCTGGTGGACAATGGCTACGAGAATGTGGACTTCATCACTGACATCACTTGGGAGGACCTGCAGGAGATTGGCATCACCAAGCTGG GACACCAGAAGAAGCTGATGCTGGCAGTGCGCAAGCTGGCTGAGCTGCAGAAGGCAGAGTACGCCAAGTATGATGGGGGACCCCTGCGCCGCAAAGCGCCCCAGTCCCTGGAGGTGATGGCCATCGAGTCGCCACCCCCTCCTGAGCCAGCCCCAGCTGACTGCCAGTCGCCCAAGATGACTACCTTCCAGGACAGTGAGCTTAGCGGCGAGCTGCAGGCGGCCCTGACAGGACCCACTGAGGGGGCCACCGCCGCTGAGAAGCCCTCCAACCAACTGCCACCCATCCCCAGGGCCTCAGCACGGCCGGAACCCAGCCTGGGCGGGCGAGCACGGCACATGAGCAGCTCCCAGGAGCTGTTGGGCGATGGGCCTCCAGGCCCTGGCAGCCCCATGTCCCGGAGCCAGGAGTACCTGCTGGATGAGGGCTCCGCCCCTGGCACCCCGCCCAAGGAGGCCCGCCCCAGCCGCCATGGCCACAGCATCAAACGGGCCAGCGTGCCCCCGGTGCCCGGGAAACCACGGCAGGTTCTGCCGTCTGGAGCCAGCCCCTTCACGCCCCCTCAAACGCCCACAAAGGCTCGGCCAGGCTCCCCCCAGGCCTTGGGAGGGCCCCATGGTCCCGCCCCCATCACAGCCAAGGTGAAACCCACCCCCCAACTGCTGCCACCCACGGAGCGCCCCATGTCCCCCCGCTCACTGCCCCAGTCTCCTACGCACCGTGGCTTTGCCTATGTGTTGCCCCAGCCTGTGGAGAGTGAGGCCAGTCCAGCTGCTCCCgggcccctgcctgccccaaCACCTGTGCCCACGCTGTGCCTGCCCCCCGAGGCGGATGCAGAGCCAGGACGGCCCAAGAAGCGAGCCCACAGCCTGAACCGCTACACAGCCTCCGACAGCGAGCCAGAGCGGGATGAGCTGTTGGTGCCTGCTGCTGCTGGGCCCTACGCAACCGTCCAGCGGCGTGTGGGCCGCAGCCACTCTGTGCGGGCACCCGCTGGCACCGACAAGAATGTGAACCGCAGCCAGTCCTTTGCTGTGCGGCCCCGGAAGAAGgggcccccacccccgccacccaaACGCTCCAGCTCGGCCATGGGTAGCGCCAACCTGGCCGATGAGTCGGTGCCAGATGCTGAGACCGAGGGTGTGGGCCCTGATGACAGCCGGCTGGGGGTTCGGGCACAGCGCCGGCGGGCCAGCGACCTGGCGGGCAGTGTGGACACAGGCAGCGCCGGCAGTGTGAAGAGCATTGCGGCCATGCTGGAGCTGTCCTCCATTGGTGGCGGGGGACGGGCGGCACGCAGGCCCCCCGAGGGTCACCCCACGGTGCGCCCTGCCAGTCCAGAGCCCAGCCGGGTAGCCATGGTGCTGGCCTCGGTGAAGCACAAGGAGGCCATCGGTCCCGACGGAGAGGTAGTGAACCGGCGCCGCACGCTCAGCGGGCCTGTCACTGGACTCCTGGCCGCCGCTCGCCGGGGGCCTGGGGAGCCCACCGCATCTGCAGAGCATGGCCACTTTGTGGAGGATGGTGCCACCCGTCAGCGGCCCCGGGGTCCAGCCAAGGCAGAGGCGGGCGGCGAGGGTCCACCTCTGGCCAGAGTGGAGGCCAGCGCCACGCTCAAGAGGCGCATCCGGGCCAAGCAGAGTCAGCAGGAGGGCGTCAAGTTCATCCTCACGGAGTCTGACACAGTCAAGCGCAGGCCCAAGGCCAAGGAGCGTGAGGCAGGCCCCGAGCCGGCCCCGCCACTCTCCGTGTACCAGAATGGCACTGGCACGGTGCGTCGCCGGCTGGCCTCCGACCAGGCTGGGCCCCCCGAGTTGCCCCcaccgcccccacctgcagagccccCACCCACGGACCTGATGCACCTGCCCCCGCTGCCCCTGCCTGAGGCTGATGGCCGCAAGCCAGCCAAGCCACCAGTCTCTCCCAAGCCTGTGCTGGCCCAGCCTGCACCCAAGATGCAGGGCTCGCCCACACCCGCCTCCAAGAAGGTGCCGCTGCCCGGCCCGGGCAGCCCAG AGGTGAAGCGCAGCCACGGCACGCCGCCCCCCGTGTCTCCCAAGCCGCCTCCGCCGCCCACGGCCCCCAAGCCCATCAAGGCCACAACGGCGCTGCCGTCGGGCAGCGCCGGCCCATCGCCCGCGCCCTCCCCGGCGCGCCAGCAGCCCACCGGCCTCGCCAAGCCCGCCAGCACGCCGCCCTCATTGAGCGCCAGCCCCGCCAAGCCCCCGTCCCCCGGCGTGCCCGCCAAGCCACcgcgcgccgccgccgccactgCGCCCCCCGCAGCCTCCGATGGCGCCTCGCCCGGGGACAGCGCCCGGCAGAAGCTGGAGGAGACCAGCGCCTGCCTGGCTGCCGCGCTGCAGGCGGTGGAGGAGAAGATCCGGCAGGAGGACACGCAGGGCCCACG CCCATCGGCCCTGGAAGAGAAGAGCACGGGCAGCATCCTGGACGACATTGGCAGCATGTTTGATGACCTGGCCGACCAGCTGGACGCCATGCTGGAGTGA